TAATTGTATATGGAATTAGATAAAGGCAAACCTGATGAAAATCAGGGACGCAAAGCTAAGAGTCTAAGGCAATGAAAATTGCTACGACAGTCAAGCCGCCAAATTTATGGCGGCTTTTGCTGTACCTAGGACAAATGAATATACAAAAGAAAAAGGCAAACCTAATGAAAGTTTGGGACGCAAAGCTATGAGTCTAAGGCAATGAAAATTGCTATGACAGTCAAGCCGCCAGAAGTGAGTTCAGGCGGCTTTTTTATATAGACGAAAGTATTCCTTTTATCATTATTTACTAGCATCTTGTAATAACACATAAAGATAGAACCCTAGTGCATTTTTTTACATGAAAAAAGCAAAAGACACTATCACAAAGACGAATGGAGGGATTATTTTGATAAAGATTGACCTTTGTTTAGATTTAAAAGAGGAGGTGAAAACTCAATGAGATCGAAAGGAAAAAAGAGAAAATTTAGTTTATTTATGGTATTTGTATTGCTTTTCTCTTTATTAGCCTCTTCACTGGTGGTCATGGCGGAGACAGTAGATTCTAATTTGGAGATGAATAGTGTAAATGTTTCTGAAGAGGAACTTACTCTAACAGGGCTCCTATCTGAAGGACCAAAAGTAGAACAGCTGGTAGAAGAGCCAAAAGTAGAACAGCTGGTAGAAGAGCCAAAGGTAGATCTGCCAGCTGAGGAACCGAAAGTAGAAACACCGACAGAGGAACCTAAGGATGAGTCACCTGCCGAGGAGCCAAAAGTAGAAACACCGACAGAGGAACCGAAGGGTGAGGCACCTATCGAGGAACCGGAGGGTGACATTGTGGAGAAAACCGTAGAAGTTGCTCCGGTTTCCGACGATGATACTCCTATACGGGATGCAAACACCAACAAGGAGAGCGCCCCTTTAACTGAGGTCCTTACAGTTGCACCAATGGCAGTTGGTCCAATACCTATTGTGAACTACTTTGCAGCAACAGGTAGTAGCACAAATGATCACTATTCAGTAGTCGGCGTTTATATCACTCCTGATAATAATATTCACCTGTTGATAGACAACGACAAGAATACTGCAAATCAGACGAGGTTTTATGATCCCATGCTAAATGGGGTAGCAGCTGCAGGATACGGTTTAACGCCTCAAAATTACGATCCTTATTGGAAGGAGTTGGGAAATAGTGTAACTTTAACGTCTCCAGGCAATCCTGACAGAGTAATTACAGGTGTAAGGCTATTTACTTTTAATTTAGGACCGATGATGGGTTCTCTTAAAGAGAGTAATACCTTGCAAATTCTTAACAGTGCGGATGGCTTTAGTATTAGAGGCTTAACATTTACGATCAATATGGGTCATACCATAACTAAGACCGTTGACAAAGCCAATGCCACAATTGGAGACGAATTGATCTACACCATTGCAGTTAAGAATACAGGCGATTTTATCCTTAGAGGCATTAACGTGACGGATACCATCCCTTCAGGCACCACAGTACTTAAAGTTTCTAAGGACAATGGTGCAACGTGGGTTGATCCGGTCATTGCAGGTAATGTCATCACTTTAGACACCAATATTGATTTGGTCGCCGGGGCGTCAAAGACCTATAAAGTAAAAGCATTTATCAATGATAATGTGACAAATGGTCAAACCCTTGATAACACAGTTGCAACGGGCGGGAACGTACCTACACAAACGGCTACTGCTCGAGTTACAGTTAAAACGGCAAACGTAACTGTCAAAAAAATTATTACTGGAAATTTTGGTGAGGTATCACGTGAATTTCCATTTACCGTAAAGGCAAACAAGAATGGTGGACATTATACTGAGAAAACATTTGACTTTCACTTACACCATAATGAAACACATACCATCCCAAACCTGCCGACAGATGCTGTTTTGGCTCTGACAGAAGTAAATGGCGATTATGTTGTTACTGTAACCGTAGATGGCAATCCTATTACCCCCGTTACAGATGTATATACTATCAATGTAGGATCTATGGCTACCAAAACCATCACCGTCACTAATGAGAAAAATGTTGTTATTGATACAGGTATTTCTCTTGATTCACTACCATATGTTTTGATTCTCGTATTCACAGTAGTTGGCTTAGGTGTAATGGTTATTCGCAAGCGCAATATTCACAATTAAAGCTAATAGGAGACACGTTAATAGGAGGTTATTATGAAGGGCAAACAAGAAACCAATTGGACTCAAGTTTTAAATACACATAAAAACACAAGCAGAGAATCCCTAGGCGAAACCGAAAATAATTTTGATGACTGCCGATTTAACCCTGAGCAAAAGGCAATTGCACAGTGGTTAGAGGACATTCACTTTCAAAAACAGTTCTTCGGAGGCATAAACGAGGAGGATGTTTGGAAGAAAATTGGCGAATTGAATGCTATGTATGAAGAAGCTTTAAAAGTGGAACGCATACGATATGATACCCTGCTTGAACACTACAAAAAAATCTGTAAAATTACTGAATTTAATGGTACTCATGAGGAAATGCTTGATAGGGAGAAGGTCGGTAATGAGTAAAATCCTAGAACTTATCAATATCTCTGATACTATAAAAAGACGAAAAAAGGAATCAGCAATAAAAGTGGCCTATATGGATCTTTTACAGAGAATCCTCTTGCTAGTAATTATTGGGTACCTTATACTTACGCAAATCTTCTTAATTGTTCGAGAAAGTGGAAATGAAATGTTCCCAGCAATTAAGGATGGTGATTTGATCATCGTTTTTCGGTTACAGCGAGAATTTGAAAAAAACGATATTGTAAGCTACAAGGTTAAGGGAGTCCGGCATACAGGGCGAATCTTAGCCAGGGAAACAGATATAGTCACAATAGATGACAGCGGAACATTGCTTGTCAACGGAACAGCTCAAGTGGGAGAAACATTTTATCCCACTTACGCTAGGGGGGGAATTGAGTATCCTTACCGAGTACCAGAAGACTCCGTCTTTGTTCTAGGAGATTACAGAACGCAAACAGTTGACAGCCGGGATCTTGGCCCCATTTCTA
This sequence is a window from Alkalibaculum bacchi. Protein-coding genes within it:
- a CDS encoding DUF5979 domain-containing protein, which translates into the protein MRSKGKKRKFSLFMVFVLLFSLLASSLVVMAETVDSNLEMNSVNVSEEELTLTGLLSEGPKVEQLVEEPKVEQLVEEPKVDLPAEEPKVETPTEEPKDESPAEEPKVETPTEEPKGEAPIEEPEGDIVEKTVEVAPVSDDDTPIRDANTNKESAPLTEVLTVAPMAVGPIPIVNYFAATGSSTNDHYSVVGVYITPDNNIHLLIDNDKNTANQTRFYDPMLNGVAAAGYGLTPQNYDPYWKELGNSVTLTSPGNPDRVITGVRLFTFNLGPMMGSLKESNTLQILNSADGFSIRGLTFTINMGHTITKTVDKANATIGDELIYTIAVKNTGDFILRGINVTDTIPSGTTVLKVSKDNGATWVDPVIAGNVITLDTNIDLVAGASKTYKVKAFINDNVTNGQTLDNTVATGGNVPTQTATARVTVKTANVTVKKIITGNFGEVSREFPFTVKANKNGGHYTEKTFDFHLHHNETHTIPNLPTDAVLALTEVNGDYVVTVTVDGNPITPVTDVYTINVGSMATKTITVTNEKNVVIDTGISLDSLPYVLILVFTVVGLGVMVIRKRNIHN
- the lepB gene encoding signal peptidase I → MSKILELINISDTIKRRKKESAIKVAYMDLLQRILLLVIIGYLILTQIFLIVRESGNEMFPAIKDGDLIIVFRLQREFEKNDIVSYKVKGVRHTGRILARETDIVTIDDSGTLLVNGTAQVGETFYPTYARGGIEYPYRVPEDSVFVLGDYRTQTVDSRDLGPISTDAVEGKVITILRRRGL